The Arthrobacter burdickii genome window below encodes:
- a CDS encoding tripartite tricarboxylate transporter TctB family protein — MSTSVQNVPGSGTAAAPGRPIGELIFALIIVSIGVVGFVAGAGIQTPPSASDIGPRAFPFAVSALLVVVGAGLVIQVLRGHRGSADEGEDVDLDASTDWLTVGKLAGLVLLHAFLIVPLGWPVAAAILFFGAAWSLGARPWWRNLITAILLALVLQFVFGGLLGVSLPPGFLEGFGVFGG; from the coding sequence ATGAGTACCTCAGTACAGAACGTCCCCGGGAGCGGCACGGCCGCCGCTCCCGGGAGGCCGATCGGCGAGCTGATCTTCGCGCTCATCATCGTCAGCATCGGCGTTGTCGGATTCGTGGCGGGCGCGGGCATCCAGACCCCGCCCTCGGCCAGCGACATCGGGCCGCGCGCCTTCCCGTTCGCCGTGTCGGCCCTGCTCGTCGTCGTCGGCGCGGGCCTGGTCATCCAGGTCCTGCGCGGCCACCGCGGCTCGGCTGACGAGGGCGAGGACGTCGACCTCGACGCGAGCACCGACTGGCTGACGGTCGGCAAGCTCGCCGGACTGGTCCTGCTGCACGCGTTCCTCATCGTGCCGCTCGGCTGGCCCGTCGCCGCCGCGATCCTGTTCTTCGGAGCAGCCTGGTCCCTCGGCGCCCGCCCATGGTGGCGCAACCTCATCACGGCCATCCTCCTGGCACTGGTGCTGCAATTCGTCTTCGGCGGGCTCCTCGGTGTCTCGCTGCCTCCCGGCTTCCTCGAAGGGTTCGGTGTCTTCGGTGGATAA
- the opgC gene encoding OpgC domain-containing protein produces the protein MTATTSRTRAWMAAWVLVASMVGLLAGGIPAQAAGLPSTTTTSDQPPLENPTALADGRYFGPELDWSSDNARAYADRTGITPSFFSRPIPYPLDDAAERDLFDLARQEAPLGSLAVVTLEPSKPLEDLTDDDAVRLADALGRISDEFRTAFFLRFAPEMNGTWFSWGQQPDEYIGAFRTVADAVHDGAPGTAMVWSPSYAAGYPFTEAYGAVEGRESGAVTGLDTDGNGLIDTGDDPYEPYYPGDDAVDWVGLTMYHYGSYEQGATRNADGTREYSGAISTSVLPEPDKFADQLAGTYGAAPGAPRIDFAKQYAAAKGKRFLVQTAALYDPEDADSAPEADIKRAWLDQLFDPAIAEEYPEIGMVAWLEAERPEPEAQGHTVDWRLGADDATKAALRETLDAARGVRLGPVTQVVAQDDANESTKQVWQAGAPVSTVMGYLVACVVGLFALILLAGLARRVVPQWRYPDEHAPRDGRIDLLRGWIITSVVVTHIEIAGPWSFISRNLIGTITGAELFVMLSGVVLGMVHPMAVKRRGAVEAAKGTTRRAVKLYLTSLAVVLTVYLLSLVPFLDASVLTTFTDRGTGAAGIGATGRVYDLYPNVQRLLDYPPPGYAVRDLLLLNMGPWAFNIMGLYVVLTLTVPLLVLLLRKKLWWLLLAISWALYALDAAFSLRILNSQFQDVFPVLTWQVIFVHGVVIGYHRRTIIDALSTPRGKILVGVATGAYALVLGVLWLNYALGLGLPFIPAGFYETLYESAYVRVFLQPGRLLNLAFFIVAAHVILTSFWKPINRLTGWLYIPLGRASLYVFILHVFFVLAVANIPGLDRASAWQGLVIHAVVTLAIWLMVKRKVLFGIIPN, from the coding sequence ATGACGGCGACCACGTCGCGGACTCGGGCCTGGATGGCGGCCTGGGTCCTGGTGGCGTCGATGGTCGGGCTCCTCGCCGGAGGCATTCCCGCGCAGGCAGCCGGCCTGCCCTCGACCACGACCACCTCGGACCAACCGCCCCTCGAAAACCCCACCGCCCTTGCGGACGGCCGATACTTCGGCCCCGAACTCGACTGGTCCTCCGACAACGCCCGCGCCTACGCGGACCGCACGGGGATCACACCGTCGTTCTTCAGCCGTCCGATCCCCTACCCGCTCGACGACGCAGCGGAGCGCGACCTCTTCGACCTCGCACGCCAGGAGGCACCGCTGGGGTCCCTCGCGGTGGTCACCCTCGAACCGTCGAAGCCGCTGGAGGACCTGACCGACGACGACGCCGTGCGCCTCGCCGACGCGCTCGGGCGCATCAGCGACGAGTTCCGCACCGCGTTCTTCCTCCGTTTCGCGCCCGAGATGAACGGCACCTGGTTCAGCTGGGGGCAGCAGCCCGACGAGTACATCGGTGCGTTTCGAACCGTCGCGGACGCCGTCCACGACGGAGCGCCCGGCACAGCCATGGTGTGGTCGCCGTCGTACGCGGCCGGCTATCCGTTCACCGAGGCGTACGGCGCGGTGGAGGGACGGGAGTCCGGAGCGGTCACCGGACTGGACACTGACGGCAACGGCCTGATCGACACCGGCGACGACCCCTACGAGCCCTACTACCCCGGCGACGACGCCGTGGACTGGGTGGGCCTGACGATGTACCACTACGGCAGCTACGAGCAGGGCGCCACCAGGAATGCTGACGGCACCCGCGAGTATTCCGGCGCGATCAGCACCTCCGTGCTGCCCGAGCCGGACAAGTTCGCCGACCAGCTCGCGGGCACCTACGGTGCGGCCCCCGGTGCTCCACGCATCGACTTCGCGAAGCAGTACGCGGCGGCGAAGGGCAAGCGCTTCCTCGTCCAGACGGCCGCGCTGTACGACCCGGAGGACGCCGACAGCGCACCCGAAGCCGACATCAAGCGCGCCTGGCTCGACCAGCTGTTCGACCCAGCGATCGCCGAGGAGTACCCCGAGATCGGCATGGTGGCCTGGCTCGAGGCGGAGCGCCCCGAGCCCGAAGCACAGGGCCACACCGTCGACTGGAGGCTCGGCGCGGATGACGCGACAAAAGCGGCGCTGAGGGAGACCCTCGACGCAGCGCGGGGCGTCCGGCTCGGGCCGGTGACCCAGGTGGTCGCCCAGGATGACGCGAACGAATCGACAAAGCAGGTGTGGCAGGCCGGCGCCCCGGTCAGCACCGTGATGGGCTATCTTGTCGCGTGCGTCGTCGGACTCTTCGCCCTGATCCTCCTGGCCGGGCTCGCCAGGCGCGTGGTCCCGCAGTGGCGGTATCCGGACGAGCATGCTCCCCGCGATGGCCGGATCGACCTGCTGCGCGGCTGGATCATCACCTCGGTGGTCGTCACCCACATAGAGATCGCCGGTCCGTGGTCCTTCATCTCACGCAACCTCATCGGGACCATCACGGGTGCCGAGCTGTTCGTGATGCTGTCCGGCGTCGTGCTCGGCATGGTGCACCCGATGGCCGTCAAGCGCCGCGGGGCCGTCGAGGCGGCGAAGGGGACCACCAGGCGGGCTGTCAAGCTCTACCTCACGTCCCTGGCCGTGGTCCTCACCGTCTACCTGCTCTCCCTGGTGCCCTTCCTCGACGCGTCCGTCCTCACCACCTTCACGGACCGTGGGACCGGCGCCGCAGGCATCGGGGCCACCGGCCGCGTGTACGACCTGTACCCCAACGTCCAGCGGCTGCTCGACTACCCGCCGCCAGGGTACGCGGTGCGGGACCTGCTGCTGCTGAACATGGGACCATGGGCCTTCAACATCATGGGCCTCTACGTGGTGCTGACGCTGACGGTTCCACTGCTGGTCCTGCTGCTCCGGAAGAAGCTGTGGTGGCTGCTGCTGGCCATCAGCTGGGCGCTCTATGCCCTCGACGCGGCCTTCTCCCTGCGGATCCTCAACTCGCAGTTCCAGGACGTCTTCCCCGTACTCACGTGGCAGGTGATCTTCGTCCACGGCGTCGTCATCGGCTACCACCGCCGGACGATCATCGACGCGCTCAGCACCCCGCGGGGGAAGATCCTCGTCGGCGTCGCCACCGGCGCATATGCGCTCGTCCTGGGAGTGCTCTGGCTGAACTACGCCCTGGGACTCGGCCTGCCCTTCATCCCGGCCGGCTTCTACGAGACCCTGTATGAATCCGCGTACGTGCGCGTGTTCCTGCAACCCGGCCGGCTCCTGAACCTGGCCTTCTTCATCGTCGCGGCGCACGTGATCCTGACGTCGTTCTGGAAGCCCATCAACAGGCTGACCGGCTGGCTGTACATCCCGCTGGGACGTGCGAGCCTGTACGTCTTCATCCTCCACGTGTTCTTCGTGCTCGCGGTCGCCAACATCCCCGGGCTGGACCGCGCGAGCGCCTGGCAGGGTCTTGTCATCCACGCCGTCGTGACCCTCGCCATCTGGCTGATGGTCAAGAGGAAGGTCCTGTTCGGGATCATCCCGAACTGA
- a CDS encoding HAD family hydrolase has protein sequence MTSLPAHARLSSLSALLFDLDGVLTPTAEVHMHAWARLFTAYLEAQGIEQAYTDADYFTYIDGRPRYDGVRAFLASRGITLPEGLPEDPPEAETVCGLGNRKNKAFNETLQVEGVKPYPGSLAFLDAAVAAGIQVAVVTSSRNGVPVLAAAGLSDRFEVVVDGVLAAGRSIAGKPAPDTYLYAAELLGLPTSACAVVEDAHSGVAAGRAGAFGLVIGVDRGVGADTLLAHGADTVVDDLAELIPFLPARPAVAGPSAHLVPQELPS, from the coding sequence ATGACCTCCCTCCCCGCCCACGCGCGCCTCTCGTCCCTGAGCGCACTCCTCTTCGACCTCGACGGCGTCCTCACGCCCACCGCGGAGGTGCACATGCATGCCTGGGCGCGGCTGTTCACCGCCTACCTCGAGGCACAGGGGATCGAGCAGGCCTACACCGACGCGGACTACTTCACCTACATCGACGGTCGCCCCCGCTACGACGGCGTTCGCGCGTTCCTCGCCTCCCGCGGCATCACGCTGCCCGAGGGCCTGCCCGAGGATCCGCCCGAGGCCGAGACTGTCTGCGGACTCGGCAACCGCAAGAACAAGGCCTTCAACGAGACCCTCCAGGTGGAGGGAGTAAAGCCCTATCCCGGCTCCCTCGCATTCCTCGACGCCGCCGTCGCCGCCGGAATCCAGGTCGCAGTCGTCACCAGTTCCCGCAACGGCGTCCCCGTCCTGGCAGCGGCCGGGCTGAGTGATCGCTTCGAAGTCGTCGTCGACGGCGTCCTCGCCGCCGGCCGGAGCATCGCAGGCAAACCTGCTCCCGACACCTACCTCTACGCCGCCGAACTGCTCGGCCTCCCCACCTCTGCATGTGCCGTCGTCGAGGATGCCCACTCCGGCGTCGCTGCCGGCCGCGCCGGCGCCTTCGGTCTCGTGATCGGCGTCGACCGGGGTGTCGGCGCCGATACCCTCCTCGCCCATGGCGCGGACACCGTCGTCGACGACCTCGCCGAACTCATCCCCTTCCTCCCTGCCCGACCGGCCGTCGCCGGTCCGAGCGCGCACCTCGTACCCCAGGAACTCCCCTCATGA
- a CDS encoding response regulator produces the protein MKPLVNAAARPPADPPLIPTLVVDDDHEVAGIHTGFLLAHGAFDVIGAAHTGARALELADELQPRLVLLDIHLPDMTGIDVLRALRNRPGEPLDVIAITAARELDVVRAAVAGGVLHYLVKPFSAAVLNQRLDHYVAYRRNLDTHGADGAASLDQGRIDELLRTTAGAGSAAASPRAATIATPKGLSAPTLDAVMLDLRSHGRGTSASDVADRLGMARVSARRYLEFLVSRGQARIVPQYGSAGRPEKFYVWTDGAQRG, from the coding sequence ATGAAGCCTCTCGTGAATGCTGCCGCCCGTCCCCCGGCGGATCCTCCCCTGATCCCCACGTTGGTCGTCGACGACGACCACGAGGTCGCCGGGATCCACACCGGCTTCCTCCTCGCCCACGGCGCGTTCGACGTCATCGGTGCCGCCCACACGGGCGCGCGGGCGCTCGAACTCGCGGACGAGCTCCAGCCCCGGCTGGTCCTGCTGGACATCCACCTCCCGGACATGACGGGGATCGACGTGCTGCGGGCGCTGCGGAATCGGCCGGGCGAGCCCCTCGACGTCATCGCCATCACCGCAGCCCGCGAACTCGACGTCGTCCGTGCCGCGGTGGCGGGCGGGGTGCTGCACTACCTCGTGAAACCGTTCAGCGCGGCGGTGCTGAACCAGCGGCTGGACCATTACGTGGCGTACCGGCGGAACCTCGACACGCATGGGGCCGACGGTGCCGCGTCCCTCGACCAGGGCAGGATCGACGAACTGCTGCGGACGACGGCGGGGGCCGGCAGTGCGGCTGCGTCGCCCCGCGCAGCGACCATCGCAACTCCGAAGGGCCTGTCAGCCCCCACGCTCGACGCCGTGATGCTCGACCTCCGCAGCCACGGCCGGGGCACCTCGGCGTCCGACGTCGCCGACCGCCTCGGCATGGCCCGCGTCAGCGCCCGGCGGTACCTCGAATTCCTGGTCTCGCGGGGGCAGGCGCGGATCGTCCCGCAGTACGGTTCGGCGGGACGCCCGGAGAAGTTCTATGTGTGGACGGACGGCGCCCAGCGGGGGTGA
- a CDS encoding NADPH-dependent F420 reductase, producing MSENTAGRTGASRSTIGFIGSGHIGSQLARLAVANGYHVVMSNSRGPETLQDLIGELGDAARAGSVEDAAREGDVVVVTIPLKDISSVPVEPLVGKLVMDTCNYYPQRDGQIAELDDESTTTSELLQRHLPGSSVVKVFNNILAAQLTTDGTPAGTPDRRALAIAGDDSDAKQAVVEFLDEFGFDAVDAGPLAEGWRFQRDTPAYVAAHDADGVREALGQARRYADMA from the coding sequence ATGAGTGAAAACACAGCAGGCCGGACAGGCGCATCGCGTAGCACGATCGGTTTCATCGGGAGCGGCCATATCGGCTCGCAGCTCGCACGCCTCGCCGTTGCGAACGGCTACCACGTCGTCATGAGCAACTCCCGCGGCCCGGAGACGCTGCAGGACCTGATCGGCGAGCTGGGTGACGCCGCGCGTGCCGGGTCCGTCGAGGACGCGGCGAGGGAGGGCGACGTCGTCGTCGTCACCATCCCGCTGAAGGACATCAGCTCGGTTCCCGTCGAGCCGCTCGTCGGCAAGCTCGTGATGGACACCTGCAACTACTACCCCCAGCGCGACGGGCAGATCGCCGAACTCGACGACGAGAGCACGACGACGAGCGAACTCCTGCAGCGCCACCTCCCGGGTTCCTCGGTGGTCAAGGTCTTCAACAACATCCTCGCCGCGCAGCTGACCACCGACGGTACTCCCGCGGGCACACCGGACCGCCGTGCGCTGGCCATCGCCGGTGACGATTCGGACGCCAAGCAGGCCGTGGTGGAGTTTCTCGATGAGTTCGGCTTCGACGCCGTGGACGCGGGGCCTCTTGCGGAGGGCTGGCGCTTCCAGCGGGACACCCCGGCCTACGTCGCCGCGCACGATGCCGACGGCGTGCGCGAGGCGCTCGGGCAGGCCAGGCGATACGCCGACATGGCCTGA
- a CDS encoding glycosyltransferase, protein MQPSPSDSFQSDQESADQNATSGGRTLLIRAIVLVTAVLGLNYIVWRWLFSINWDAWWIAIPLVLAETYSLIDSLLFGFTVWKLKKRVPPKAPEGLTVDVFITTYNEPLDLVLTTARAAKAIRYPHKTWILDDGNRAEVREAAEAEGIGWITRSADWKDMPRHAKAGNLNNALMSTDGEFLVILDADQIPDPLLLDRTLGYFTNEKMALVQTPQVFINVPDSDPLGSQAPLFYGPIQQGKDGWNAAFFCGSNAIIRREALMQLGVTRYVSEIELALYRALKTSNKVIAKAKKSLGPGNERVGEALDLVAKDLRRVRRRLQKGHGISEVTYEFQQRVAAVTRNLVAADIAAFQEDLASLSDLDIEGLESGSQDASGTTPGLALVDDSALDQLAQRSWSPLAAIEAVRVLIESVNADRSGEAQAVMPMATISVTEDMATCMRLHALGWESAYHHEKLADGLAPEDLNSMLTQRLRWAQGTIQVMFRENPFAQKGLTFAQKLMYGATMWSYLSGFAAVVYIAAPIIYLIFGILPVNSISTEFFVRLIPFLLVNQLLFAVVGKGVKTWRGQQYSLALFPVWIRSITSAFGNVYLGRSLDFAVTPKTLQQDAQLRWDLVKPQLWAMGLLVAAVIIGIIRMAVGQADLLGTSVNIVWVIFDLVIFSVIIEAVRYRGYEHYQSDIAKAKAQRESTR, encoded by the coding sequence ATGCAGCCGTCACCGAGCGATTCTTTCCAGAGCGATCAGGAAAGCGCCGACCAGAATGCCACCTCGGGCGGGCGGACCCTGCTGATCCGGGCGATCGTCCTCGTCACGGCAGTCCTGGGGCTGAACTACATCGTCTGGCGGTGGCTGTTCTCGATCAACTGGGACGCCTGGTGGATCGCCATCCCCCTGGTGCTCGCCGAGACGTACTCGCTCATCGATTCCCTCCTGTTCGGCTTCACGGTCTGGAAGCTGAAAAAGCGCGTGCCGCCGAAGGCCCCCGAGGGACTCACCGTCGATGTCTTCATCACCACCTACAACGAGCCGCTGGACCTCGTCCTCACCACGGCCCGTGCCGCGAAGGCCATCCGCTATCCGCACAAGACGTGGATCCTCGATGACGGCAACCGGGCGGAGGTGCGCGAGGCCGCCGAGGCCGAGGGCATCGGCTGGATCACCCGGTCCGCCGACTGGAAGGACATGCCGCGCCACGCGAAGGCGGGCAACCTCAACAACGCCCTGATGTCCACGGACGGTGAGTTCCTGGTCATCCTCGACGCCGACCAGATCCCCGATCCGCTCCTGCTGGACAGGACCCTCGGGTACTTCACCAACGAGAAGATGGCGCTGGTGCAGACCCCGCAGGTGTTCATCAACGTGCCGGACTCCGATCCGCTGGGCAGCCAGGCGCCGCTCTTCTACGGGCCCATCCAGCAGGGCAAAGACGGCTGGAACGCCGCCTTCTTCTGCGGATCGAACGCGATCATCCGCCGTGAGGCCCTCATGCAGCTCGGCGTCACCCGATATGTCTCGGAGATAGAACTCGCGCTCTACAGGGCGCTGAAGACCTCGAACAAGGTGATCGCGAAAGCCAAGAAGAGCCTGGGCCCGGGGAACGAACGCGTGGGCGAGGCACTGGACCTGGTGGCCAAGGACCTCCGCAGGGTCCGGCGCCGGCTGCAGAAGGGCCACGGCATTTCGGAGGTCACCTACGAGTTCCAGCAGCGCGTCGCCGCCGTCACCCGCAATCTGGTCGCCGCGGACATCGCCGCCTTCCAGGAGGACCTCGCCTCCCTCTCGGACCTCGACATCGAAGGCCTGGAGTCGGGATCGCAGGACGCGTCCGGAACCACCCCCGGCCTCGCCCTCGTCGACGACAGCGCACTCGACCAGCTCGCGCAGCGCTCCTGGTCGCCGCTCGCCGCGATCGAGGCCGTCCGCGTGCTCATCGAATCGGTCAATGCGGACCGGAGTGGCGAGGCCCAGGCCGTCATGCCCATGGCCACCATCTCCGTCACGGAGGACATGGCCACCTGCATGCGGCTGCACGCCCTGGGCTGGGAGTCCGCCTACCACCACGAGAAGCTGGCTGACGGTCTCGCCCCTGAGGACCTCAACTCCATGCTGACCCAGCGCCTCCGCTGGGCACAGGGGACGATCCAGGTGATGTTCCGGGAGAACCCCTTCGCGCAGAAGGGGCTGACCTTCGCGCAGAAGCTCATGTACGGGGCGACGATGTGGAGCTATCTCTCAGGGTTCGCCGCCGTTGTCTATATCGCCGCGCCCATCATCTACCTGATCTTCGGCATCCTTCCGGTCAACTCGATCAGCACGGAGTTCTTCGTCCGGCTGATCCCGTTCCTGCTGGTCAACCAGCTGCTGTTCGCCGTCGTCGGCAAGGGCGTCAAGACCTGGCGCGGCCAGCAGTACTCGCTGGCCCTGTTCCCCGTCTGGATCCGGTCGATCACCTCCGCGTTCGGCAACGTCTACCTCGGGCGGAGCCTCGACTTCGCGGTGACGCCGAAGACCCTGCAGCAGGACGCCCAGCTGCGGTGGGACCTCGTGAAGCCCCAGCTGTGGGCCATGGGGCTGCTCGTGGCGGCGGTGATCATCGGGATCATCCGGATGGCCGTGGGCCAGGCCGACCTCCTGGGGACGTCCGTGAACATCGTCTGGGTGATCTTCGACCTTGTCATCTTCAGCGTCATCATCGAGGCTGTCCGCTACCGCGGATACGAGCACTACCAGTCCGACATTGCGAAAGCAAAGGCACAGCGGGAATCGACCCGATGA
- a CDS encoding Bug family tripartite tricarboxylate transporter substrate binding protein, with product MTRITHSAVHLKEENITMIDRTTARRSTLTTLALVSALALSACSSMTQSTTASDEEGSIEKLNIVVPADPGGGWDQTGRAMETDLKENELVGSASVVNVGGAGGTNGLAKLATETDPNTLMVMGYVMVGAVETNNAANRIEDTTPIARLTEEPLVVVVPANSPYQTIDDLLSDIQAKGQGVSITGGSAGGADHILAGSILKEAGIAPDNLNYIPYSGGGESLAALLGNKVNAGISGVGEYAEQVESGKLRALAVSGEEAAPQLPDTPTLTDEGIDLVLTNWRGVVAPGSIDEAQAEKLTALVTDLHETDTWKATLEENNWSDAFLAGEEFQSFLDEDIASVKTTLTDIGLL from the coding sequence GTGACACGCATCACACATTCCGCAGTACACCTCAAGGAAGAGAACATCACGATGATCGATCGCACAACGGCGCGCCGTTCGACCCTCACAACCCTCGCCCTCGTCTCGGCCCTCGCCCTCTCGGCCTGCAGCTCGATGACGCAGAGCACCACCGCCTCCGACGAGGAGGGAAGCATCGAGAAGCTCAACATCGTGGTTCCCGCCGATCCGGGTGGAGGCTGGGACCAGACCGGCCGGGCCATGGAGACGGACCTCAAGGAGAACGAGCTCGTCGGCAGCGCCTCCGTGGTCAACGTCGGCGGAGCCGGCGGCACCAACGGCCTCGCGAAACTCGCCACCGAGACCGACCCCAACACCCTGATGGTCATGGGGTACGTGATGGTCGGCGCCGTGGAGACCAACAATGCGGCGAACCGCATCGAGGACACGACGCCGATCGCGCGCCTCACCGAGGAGCCCCTCGTGGTCGTGGTTCCCGCGAACTCGCCCTACCAGACCATCGACGACCTGCTGTCGGACATCCAGGCGAAGGGCCAGGGCGTTTCCATCACCGGCGGTTCCGCCGGCGGCGCCGACCACATCCTCGCCGGATCCATCCTGAAGGAAGCCGGCATCGCGCCCGACAACCTCAACTACATCCCCTACTCCGGCGGTGGCGAATCCCTCGCGGCACTCCTCGGCAACAAGGTCAACGCCGGGATCTCCGGCGTCGGCGAGTACGCGGAGCAGGTCGAGTCCGGCAAGCTGCGCGCCCTCGCGGTCTCCGGCGAGGAGGCTGCCCCGCAGCTGCCCGACACCCCGACCCTCACGGACGAGGGCATCGACCTCGTGCTGACCAACTGGCGCGGCGTCGTCGCCCCCGGCAGCATCGACGAGGCGCAGGCCGAGAAGCTCACGGCGCTCGTCACGGACCTCCACGAGACCGACACCTGGAAGGCCACCCTCGAAGAGAACAACTGGTCGGACGCGTTCCTGGCCGGCGAGGAGTTCCAGAGCTTCCTCGACGAGGACATCGCCAGCGTCAAGACCACGCTCACCGACATCGGACTGCTGTAG
- a CDS encoding ATP-binding protein: MSLRSQLFLLQLAIVLVIVAVAGSTAVTMQRLQIREQYEDRMVGVAQSVAQLPSVVEAFDQADPSATIQPIADLIRQSTGVTYVVVTDRHGIRYSHPNPELIGEPVSTDPSIPLSGETFVGTQTGTLGKSWRVKVPIYNTDGGIIGTASVGTLESELDADLYEDLPRLLAWLIVAALVGSAGAIWISRLVWRRIYRLEPEQIASLLETRDAMIHGISEGMVAVDANHRIALLNDEAKRLLALDDAATGRLVEDVMEPALARLLTDPADTDETVLSGERVLLARTSDALVDGRRVGRVMILRDRTELYQLLTDLDGERDVTQALRAQAHEFANRMHTISGLLELGRTEQAVDFISRSGHGGSLVSGSIAPGIQDPDAASLLMTKSTIAAEKGITLSIDDTSTLEPDGTTDVVTVLGILIDNAMEAVTGSGRPDGQVAVHLDTADDAVRITVSDNGPGIATEDMDDIFSSGYSTKDGGHTGTRGFGLALVDRITRRRSGQVVVDDSELGGAEFTVWLAPSLIDAPRSTLQVP, translated from the coding sequence ATGTCGCTTCGATCGCAGCTGTTCCTGCTGCAACTGGCCATCGTGCTCGTCATCGTCGCCGTGGCAGGCTCCACCGCCGTCACGATGCAGCGCCTGCAGATCCGTGAGCAGTACGAGGACCGCATGGTCGGGGTCGCCCAGTCGGTGGCGCAGCTGCCCTCGGTGGTCGAGGCCTTCGACCAGGCCGATCCCAGCGCCACCATCCAGCCCATCGCCGACCTCATCCGCCAGTCCACGGGCGTCACCTATGTGGTCGTCACGGACCGGCACGGCATCCGCTACTCCCACCCGAACCCCGAGCTGATCGGCGAGCCCGTCTCCACCGACCCCTCGATCCCGCTCTCGGGCGAGACCTTCGTGGGAACGCAGACCGGCACCCTGGGCAAATCCTGGCGCGTCAAGGTGCCCATCTACAACACCGACGGCGGCATCATCGGCACGGCCTCGGTGGGCACCCTCGAATCGGAGCTCGACGCCGACCTCTACGAGGACCTCCCCCGCCTGCTGGCCTGGCTGATCGTGGCGGCGCTCGTCGGATCGGCAGGGGCCATCTGGATCTCCCGGCTCGTGTGGCGGCGCATCTATCGCCTCGAGCCCGAGCAGATCGCCTCGCTCCTCGAGACCCGCGACGCCATGATCCACGGCATCAGCGAGGGCATGGTCGCCGTCGATGCGAACCACCGCATCGCGCTCCTCAACGACGAGGCGAAGAGGCTGCTGGCGCTCGACGACGCCGCCACGGGCCGGCTCGTGGAGGACGTCATGGAGCCGGCCCTCGCACGCCTCCTGACCGATCCCGCCGACACCGACGAGACCGTGCTGTCCGGCGAGCGCGTGCTCCTCGCCCGGACCTCCGATGCCCTGGTGGACGGCAGGCGCGTGGGCCGCGTCATGATCCTGCGCGACCGCACGGAGCTCTACCAGCTGCTCACGGACCTCGACGGTGAGCGCGATGTCACCCAGGCGCTGCGGGCCCAGGCGCACGAGTTCGCGAACCGCATGCACACCATCTCCGGGCTGCTCGAGCTCGGCCGCACCGAGCAGGCGGTCGATTTCATCTCCCGGTCGGGCCACGGGGGCTCGCTCGTCTCGGGGTCCATCGCACCCGGGATCCAGGATCCGGACGCCGCCAGCCTGCTCATGACCAAGAGCACCATCGCCGCCGAGAAGGGCATCACCCTGTCCATCGACGACACCTCAACGCTGGAGCCGGACGGGACCACCGACGTCGTCACGGTCCTCGGCATCCTCATCGACAACGCGATGGAAGCCGTCACGGGCAGCGGACGCCCCGACGGGCAGGTCGCCGTCCACCTGGACACAGCCGACGACGCCGTCCGCATCACCGTCTCCGACAACGGCCCCGGCATCGCCACAGAGGACATGGACGACATCTTCTCGTCCGGCTATTCCACCAAGGACGGCGGCCATACCGGTACGCGCGGCTTCGGCCTGGCGCTCGTGGACCGCATCACGCGCCGCCGCTCGGGACAGGTCGTCGTCGACGATTCCGAGCTCGGCGGTGCCGAATTCACGGTCTGGCTCGCGCCGTCACTCATCGACGCTCCACGTTCCACCCTGCAGGTGCCATGA